The following proteins are encoded in a genomic region of Pikeienuella piscinae:
- a CDS encoding VOC family protein: MTATPSLTPYIVVDRAREAIAFYTAAFGAEVLFTLTDPDDGRIGHAELKLGASVLMLADEYPDFGALAPGAYGGSPVKLHFYVEDVDAVFARAVSLGAAELRPVKAQFHGDRSGMLADPFGHIWFLATKGEEVPPEEMQARWDASMAR; the protein is encoded by the coding sequence ATGACCGCCACGCCCAGCCTCACACCCTATATCGTCGTGGATCGGGCGCGGGAGGCGATCGCGTTCTATACCGCCGCCTTCGGCGCCGAAGTGCTGTTCACGCTGACCGATCCCGACGACGGGCGGATCGGACACGCCGAGTTGAAGCTTGGCGCATCGGTGCTGATGCTGGCCGACGAATACCCGGATTTCGGGGCGCTGGCGCCCGGGGCTTACGGCGGATCGCCGGTAAAACTGCATTTCTATGTGGAGGATGTGGACGCGGTCTTCGCTCGCGCGGTGTCGCTTGGCGCGGCTGAGCTTCGCCCGGTGAAGGCGCAGTTTCATGGCGACAGGAGCGGCATGCTGGCCGATCCTTTCGGCCATATCTGGTTTCTGGCGACGAAGGGTGAAGAGGTTCCGCCGGAGGAGATGCAGGCGCGTTGGGACGCCTCGATGGCGCGATAG
- a CDS encoding TetR/AcrR family transcriptional regulator → MSKGQEPPRKPGRPKSAAARAAALQAARAIIEEAGPNRLTVEAVAARAGVGKPTIYRNWANAQELAMAALMSAGEASGARDARKTPPLVALERMLEDTARRLTSREGRQTALMLASAEQDGELFKLFRNRVLLDGRRRAVAHLEAAIEAGDVGADIDAGLAVDLVFGALFLRVLLRHAPLEPGFGAAALRLALDGARPRAAC, encoded by the coding sequence ATGAGTAAAGGCCAAGAACCGCCCCGCAAACCTGGCCGCCCCAAAAGCGCCGCCGCACGCGCCGCCGCGCTTCAGGCCGCACGCGCGATCATCGAGGAGGCCGGTCCGAACCGCCTGACGGTCGAGGCGGTCGCCGCCCGCGCCGGGGTGGGCAAGCCGACGATCTACCGCAACTGGGCGAACGCGCAGGAACTCGCCATGGCGGCGCTGATGTCCGCCGGGGAGGCGAGCGGCGCCAGGGATGCGCGCAAGACCCCGCCGCTCGTCGCGCTGGAGCGCATGCTGGAGGACACCGCACGCCGCCTCACCTCCCGCGAGGGGCGTCAGACCGCGCTGATGCTTGCGAGCGCGGAACAGGATGGCGAGCTCTTCAAGCTCTTTCGTAATCGCGTCCTGCTCGACGGCCGCCGCCGCGCCGTCGCGCATCTGGAGGCCGCGATAGAGGCCGGCGACGTCGGCGCGGATATCGACGCCGGGCTCGCCGTCGACCTGGTCTTCGGTGCGCTCTTCCTGCGCGTGCTGCTGCGGCACGCGCCGCTGGAGCCGGGCTTCGGCGCGGCGGCGCTGCGCCTCGCGCTCGACGGCGCGCGGCCGCGCGCGGCGTGCTAG
- a CDS encoding aminotransferase class V-fold PLP-dependent enzyme, whose translation MSIIPCQRALFDIPRDVAYLNTAYMSPLSHAAVAAIDRGARMKARPWDLTIPDFYDAPDRARALFAGLVNADAAGVALAPSASYGIESAARNIPLAPGRRVVLLKDQFPSHVYPWRRRAVETGAEVFAVAAPPGEDATAAVLTAIDERCAVAALPNVLWTTGARIDLAAVRRRCDETGAALVLDLTQSAGAMVTDFAAIRPDFATAAAYKWLLGPYATGFLYVAPERRDGAPLEEGWITRKDSRNFAGLVEYTDEYEPGALRFDMGERANFALLPGLIAALEQLTAWGVANIEETLAARAAGLSKRIAALGLSPTPDVARGPHYLSAGLPVGAPKDLLARLAAKQVYLSERGGALRVTPHLWNDEEDCDRLVEALASEL comes from the coding sequence GACGTCGCCTATCTCAACACCGCGTACATGTCGCCGCTAAGCCACGCAGCCGTGGCCGCGATCGACCGCGGCGCACGGATGAAGGCCCGGCCGTGGGATCTGACGATTCCCGACTTCTACGACGCGCCGGACCGCGCCCGCGCGCTCTTCGCCGGTCTGGTGAACGCGGACGCCGCCGGCGTCGCGCTTGCGCCCTCGGCGAGCTATGGGATCGAGAGCGCGGCGCGAAACATCCCCCTCGCCCCCGGCCGCCGCGTCGTCCTGCTGAAGGACCAGTTCCCGAGCCACGTCTACCCTTGGCGTCGCAGGGCGGTGGAAACCGGCGCCGAAGTGTTCGCCGTCGCCGCGCCGCCGGGCGAAGACGCGACGGCGGCGGTTCTCACCGCTATCGACGAGCGCTGCGCCGTCGCCGCGCTCCCCAATGTCCTCTGGACCACGGGCGCGCGCATCGATCTCGCCGCGGTCCGCAGGCGCTGCGACGAAACCGGCGCCGCGCTGGTTCTCGACCTCACGCAGTCGGCCGGGGCGATGGTGACGGATTTCGCCGCCATCCGGCCGGATTTCGCGACCGCCGCCGCTTACAAGTGGCTGCTCGGCCCCTATGCGACAGGGTTTCTCTACGTCGCCCCCGAGCGGCGCGACGGCGCACCGCTGGAGGAAGGCTGGATCACGCGCAAGGACAGCCGGAATTTCGCCGGCCTGGTGGAATACACTGACGAATACGAGCCTGGCGCGCTGCGCTTCGACATGGGGGAACGCGCGAATTTCGCTCTCCTTCCCGGCCTGATCGCCGCTCTGGAGCAACTGACGGCCTGGGGCGTCGCCAATATCGAGGAGACGCTCGCCGCCCGCGCAGCCGGGCTTTCGAAACGCATCGCCGCGCTCGGGCTCTCCCCGACGCCTGACGTGGCGCGCGGGCCGCATTATCTCTCCGCCGGCCTGCCCGTCGGCGCGCCAAAGGATCTGCTCGCCCGTCTGGCGGCGAAGCAGGTCTATCTTTCCGAACGCGGCGGCGCGCTCCGCGTCACGCCGCATCTCTGGAACGACGAAGAGGATTGCGACCGACTGGTCGAGGCGCTCGCGAGCGAACTTTGA
- a CDS encoding GcrA family cell cycle regulator, producing MSWTDERVEQLKAMWTEGQSASQIAKSLGGVTRNAVIGKVHRLGLSNRAAAKPAAPAPEPKAAKPVIAPEPVAEPAPEPQPRVEPVAAPKPIPSPTARREPPPPTPAMVEDAQRTAQALAAMEKKAKRLNLLELTERTCKWPIGDPATDNFFFCGLACQPGKPYCEAHVAVAFQPMSSRRDRDRNRNRSAGGFR from the coding sequence ATGTCGTGGACTGACGAGCGAGTCGAGCAGTTGAAGGCCATGTGGACCGAAGGACAGAGCGCGAGCCAAATCGCCAAGTCCCTCGGCGGGGTCACCCGCAACGCGGTGATCGGCAAGGTTCATCGGCTCGGTCTCTCCAACCGGGCCGCGGCGAAACCCGCCGCGCCCGCGCCGGAGCCGAAAGCCGCGAAGCCGGTGATCGCGCCGGAGCCGGTGGCGGAGCCCGCGCCTGAGCCCCAGCCGCGAGTCGAGCCCGTCGCGGCGCCGAAGCCGATCCCCTCGCCGACCGCGCGGCGCGAGCCGCCGCCGCCGACCCCGGCGATGGTCGAGGACGCGCAGCGCACCGCGCAGGCGCTGGCGGCGATGGAGAAGAAGGCGAAGCGGCTGAACCTCCTGGAGTTGACCGAGCGGACCTGCAAATGGCCGATCGGCGACCCGGCGACCGACAATTTCTTCTTCTGCGGCCTCGCCTGTCAGCCGGGCAAGCCCTATTGCGAGGCGCATGTCGCGGTGGCCTTCCAGCCGATGTCGTCGCGGCGCGACCGGGACCGCAACCGCAACCGTTCCGCCGGCGGCTTCCGCTAA
- a CDS encoding DUF808 domain-containing protein: protein MSGLLALLDDVAAIAKLASTQVDDIAGQAAKVGAKTAGVLIDDTAVTPKYVTGLPAAREIPIVWKIARGSIFNKLIVLLPVAMLLDAFLPWLLTPLLMIGGGYLCFEGGEKVWHALFPHKEHGPQQAETLSAAHLETQRVKGAIKTDFILSAEIMTIALSQIEAGDALTRGLILGAVAVGVTVAVYGAVALLVKADDFGLRLIRVGRFGAVRALGAGIVKSMPTVLTLIATIGTAAMLWVGGAIITHGLLDLGWSWLYETIHHVAIDGAAATGGAGFVTWAITATLDGVIGLALGVLLIPVATRLIAPFIGLFTGGDAGGGEAH from the coding sequence ATGAGCGGTTTGCTGGCGCTGCTGGACGATGTCGCGGCGATCGCGAAGCTCGCCTCCACGCAAGTCGACGATATCGCGGGGCAAGCGGCGAAGGTCGGCGCCAAGACCGCCGGCGTGCTGATCGACGACACAGCCGTCACTCCCAAATACGTCACCGGCCTGCCCGCGGCGCGAGAGATCCCCATCGTCTGGAAGATCGCCCGCGGCTCGATCTTCAACAAGCTCATCGTCCTGCTGCCCGTCGCGATGCTTCTCGACGCGTTCCTGCCCTGGCTCCTGACCCCGCTGCTGATGATCGGCGGCGGCTATCTCTGCTTCGAAGGCGGCGAGAAGGTCTGGCACGCGCTCTTCCCGCACAAGGAACACGGCCCGCAACAGGCGGAGACGCTCAGCGCCGCGCATCTCGAAACGCAGCGGGTGAAAGGGGCGATCAAGACCGATTTCATCCTCTCGGCGGAGATCATGACCATCGCCCTCTCGCAAATCGAAGCCGGCGACGCGCTCACCCGCGGCCTGATCCTCGGCGCCGTCGCCGTCGGCGTCACGGTCGCGGTCTACGGCGCGGTCGCGCTGCTGGTCAAAGCCGACGATTTCGGGCTCAGGCTCATTCGGGTCGGCCGTTTCGGCGCGGTCCGCGCGCTGGGCGCCGGCATCGTGAAATCCATGCCGACGGTGCTCACCCTGATCGCCACGATCGGCACGGCGGCGATGCTCTGGGTCGGCGGCGCCATCATCACCCACGGGCTGCTCGATCTCGGCTGGTCATGGCTTTACGAAACCATCCATCACGTCGCCATCGACGGAGCCGCCGCGACCGGCGGCGCCGGCTTCGTCACCTGGGCGATCACCGCGACGCTCGACGGCGTGATCGGTCTCGC
- a CDS encoding acyl-CoA thioesterase, with amino-acid sequence MDVSSCFAACPDGVFAIQSEMGLTGNDMRMGRRLSFAVVHVESDFEAEFVAGDTIRLETSVAAVGAKSMTFRHRLIRCEGDALAFETVFNCAMLSLDACQAAAIPDDARERATTWLET; translated from the coding sequence ATGGACGTTTCGAGTTGCTTCGCCGCCTGTCCGGACGGCGTGTTCGCGATCCAGTCAGAAATGGGTCTTACCGGCAACGACATGCGAATGGGCCGCCGGTTGTCCTTCGCCGTCGTGCACGTTGAGAGCGACTTCGAGGCCGAATTCGTCGCGGGAGACACGATACGGCTTGAGACTTCGGTTGCAGCGGTCGGTGCGAAGTCGATGACGTTCAGGCATCGGCTGATCCGGTGCGAGGGCGACGCGCTGGCGTTCGAGACGGTGTTCAACTGCGCGATGCTGAGCCTGGACGCCTGCCAGGCCGCGGCGATACCCGATGATGCGCGCGAAAGGGCGACGACCTGGCTGGAGACCTGA